From the Deinococcus sonorensis KR-87 genome, the window CGCTCCGGCCCCATCAGCACCCGGTCTCTGGCCTCATCCACGTCCCGCACCGTGATGCGCCGCCGCCCCTCTCTGGCCGCCAGCAGCGCCGCTTCGTTCAGCAGGTTCTCCAGGTCCGCGCCCACCATCCCCGGTGTGCGCCGCGCCACCGCCGCCAGGTCCACCGACGGGTCCAGCGGCTTCTTGCGCGCATGGATCTTCAGGATCGTCTCGCGCCCCTTCACGTCCGGCGCGTCCACCACCACCTGCCGGTCAAACCGGCCGGGCCGCAGCAAGGCCGCGTCCAGCACGTCCGGGCGGTTGGTGGCGGCCAGGATGATGATGTCGTGCTGGCTCTGGAAGCCGTCCATCTCCACCAGCAGCTGGTTCAGCGTCTGCTCGCGTTCGTCGTTGCCGCCGTTGATGCCCGACCCGCGCTTGCGCCCCACCGCGTCGATCTCGTCAATGAACACGATGCACGGCGCCTGCTTCTTGGCCTGCTCGAACAGGTCCCGCACGCGGGCCGCACCCACGCCCACGAACATTTCGACGAAGTCCGAGCCGCTGATGCTGAAGTACGGGACGCGCGCTTCGCCGGCGACGGCGCGGGCGAGCAGGGTCTTGCCGCTGCCGGGGGGGCCGACCAGCAGGATGCCGTGGGGGATGCGGGCGCCGAGGGTGTGGTAGCGCTCCGGATGCTTTAGGAAGTCCACCACCTCCGCCAGGTCCTGCTTGGCCTCGTCGCAGCCCGCCACCTCCGCGAACGTCACCTTCACCTGCCCCTCCGCGTGCACCGTCGCCTTGCTCCGCCCAAACTGGCTCGCGCCGTCACTGCCGCTCTGCCGGTTGCCGCGCAGCAGCACCACCAGCAGCACCACGATCAGCGCGCCAGTCAGCACGGTGCTCAGCACCGCCACCCAGTTCAGGCGGCTCGGCTGGGCCAGTGACACGTCCACACCCCGGGCCTGGAGCGCCGGAAAGCCGATCAGCGGGTCGGTAGAGAGCGTGCGGGTTTCGAAGGCACGGCCGTCGCTCAGCAGGCCGCTCAGACTGGCGATGTTGTCCTGATACAGGATCACCACGCGCTGGACCTGCCCGCGCGACAGGGCGGTCCCGAAGTCCGCCAGGCTGATCTCGTCCTGCGAGGACCGCGGCAACACGAAACTGATGGTGGCCACCAGCACCACCACGCCGCCCAGCAGCCACCACAGCCAGTTGTTGCGCTTGGGCGGTTGCCCGGTCATACCGGCCACCCCTGCCTCGTCCGCTTCGCCTGCCTCATCCTCAAATTGTACGCCGCATGAAGGGCGATACTGTGCGGCCCTGCACAGGTCCGGCCCTTCATGTCACCCCGGCTACCGAGTTCACGCTCTCTTCAACTTGAGCGTAGTGCACTCAACTCTCTTGACTGAGAACAACTGTGGCCTTATGATGAGGGCTGTACAGAACTGCTTCCAGACCGGAACGCAGAAATCTCCAACTCCATGAGGTAAACTATGCCAAAAGCAGTGGGAATTGACCTGGGCACCACCAACAGCGTGATCGCCGTGATGGAAGGCGGCCGCCCCGACGTGATCGTGAACGCCGAGGGCGCGCGGACCACTCCGTCCGTGGTCGCGTACAAGGGCGACGAGCGCCTGGTGGGCCAGATTGCCCGCCGTCAGGCCGCACTAAACCCGGCCGCCACGCTCTTTGAAGTCAAGCGCTTCATCGGCCGCCGCTGGGACGAAGTGAAGGAGGAGGCTGCCCGCAGCCCCTTCAGCGTCAAGGAAGGCCCGGCCGGCTCGGTGCGCATCGAGGTGAACGGCAAGGACCTGGCCCCGGAGCAGGTGAGCGCCGAGGTGCTGCGCAAGCTGGTGCAGGACGCCAGCGCCAAGCTGGGCGAGAGCATCAAGGACGTGGTCATCACCGTGCCCGCCTACTTCGACAACTCGCAGCGCGAGGCCACCCGGCAGGCCGGTGAGATCGCGGGCCTGAACGTGCTGCGCGTGATCAACGAGCCGACCGCCGCGGCGCTGGCCTACGGCCTGGAGCGCAAGGGCAACGAGACCGTGCTGGTCTTCGACCTGGGCGGCGGCACCTTCGACGTGACGATTCTGGAGCTGGGCGACGGCGTGTTCGAGGTGAAGAGCACCAGCGGCGACACCCACCTGGGCGGCGCGGACTTCGACCAGCGCATCGTGGACTGGCTGGCCAGCGAGTTCCAGAAGGAGCACAACTTCGACCTGCGCAAGGACAAGCAGGCCCTGCAGCGCCTGATCGAGGCGGCCGAGAAGGCCAAGATCGAGCTGTCCAGCAGCAGCGAGACCACCATCAGCCTGCCGTTCATCACCTTCGACCCGGAGACGCGCACCCCGCTGCACCTGGAGCGCACCCTCAGCCGCGCCAAGTTCGAGGAGCTGACCAGCGACCTGCTGCGCCGCGTGCGTGAGCCGGTGCAGCGCGCCCTGGACGACGCCAAGCTGACGGCCGCCAACATCGACGAGGTGATTCTGGTCGGCGGCAGCACCCGCATTCCGGCAGTGAAGCGCATCGTCAAGGACCTGACCAACAAAGAGCCGAACGAGAGCGTCAACCCGGACGAGGCGGTGGCGCTGGGCGCGGCCGTGCAGGCGGGCATCATCCAGGGCGACAGCAGCCTGGGCGACATCGTGCTGGTGGACGTGACCCCGCTGACGCTGGGCGTGGAGGTCAAGGGCGGCATGATCGCCCCGATGATCACCCGCAACACCACCGTGCCGGCCAAGAAGACCGAGATCTACACCACCGCCGAGAACAACCAGCCGGGCGTGGAGATCAACGTGCTGCAGGGCGAGCGCCCGATGGCGGCCGACAACAAGAGCCTGGGCCGCTTCAAGCTGGAAGGCATCCCGCCGATGCCGGCCGGCCGCGCCCAGATCGAGGTAACCTTCGACATCGACGCCAACGGCATCCTGCACGTGACGGCGAAGGAGAAGACCAGCGGCAAGGAGAGCAGCATCCGCATCGAGAACACCACCACGCTCGACAAGAGCGACGTGGAGCGGATGGTGAAGGAAGCCGAGCAGAACGCCGACGCCGACAAGGCGCGCCGTGAGCGGGTGGAGAAGCGCAACGCGCTCGACAGCCTGCGGGTGCAGGCGACCCAGGCGATCGAGGAGAACGCTGGGGCCGATCAGGGCCTGAAGGACCGCGTGAAGGCGCTGGCCGACGAGGCCGAGGACGCGATCCGCAGCGACGACGACGCGAAGATTGCGGACGTGCAGAAGCGGCTGGAAGAGGGCCTGCGCGAGCTGATGACCGCCGGCCAGCAGGCGGCCCAGGCCGGAGCCCAGCCGGGCGCCGCCCAGGCCAAGCCGGAAGACGACGTGATCGACGCGGACTTCAAGCCCGCCGAGTAAGCACCCCCGGTGAGTGATGGGCGCAGGGCGCAGGCCCCGCCCACCACTCACTTTCGCTGTGAGAGAGGAGCCAGACACCCATGACCGACCCCCAGAATCCCAACGGTCCGCAGGACCCGAACGAGACGATCATTGACGCCGAGGTGGTGGATGAGCAGACCACCGACGACAGCGCCGGCGTGAGCGACGACAGCGACTTCGACCCGTCGATGTTCAACCCGGAAATGTTCGCGCAGGTCCAGCAGATGATGGAGAACGCCGAGAAGGCCGAGACGCTGGAGCGCGAGAACGCCGAGCTCAAGAACCGGCTCGGTCGGCTGGCCGCCGACTTCGAGGCGTACCGCCGCCGCACCGCCGACGACGCCAGCGAGGCGCGCGGCAAGGGCACGGCCGACGCGGCCGAGGCGCTGATGCCGGTCTACGACGACCTGAGCCGCGCCATCGAAATGGGCAGCAGTGACCCGGGCAAGCTGATTCCCGGCATGAAGACGGTGCAGGCCACCGTGCTGCGGGTGTTCGGACAGCTGGGACTGGAGGCGACCGGCCAGGAGGGCGAGCACTTCGACCCGCAGTGGCACGAGGCGCTGCAGGTGGTGCCGGGCGAACAGGACGACGTGGTGGTGCAGGTGTATCAGGTGGGCTTCCGCATGGGCGACCGGCTGGTGCGCCCCGCCCGCGTGGTGGTGAGCAAGAAGGGCTGAAGGCCGGACCTGAAGCGGCCCGCCGGAACAGCCCCCAGAACACGGAGGACTCATGGCCTACAAGGATTACTACGAGACTCTGGGTGTGCCGCGCAGCGCTTCGGAAGGCGAGATCAAGAGCGCCTACCGCAAACTGGCCAAGCAGTACCACCCGGACAAGAACCCTGGCGACGACAAATCTGCCGAACGCTTCAAGGAAATCGGTGAAGCGTACGCGGTGCTGAACGACGCCGAGAAACGCAAGCTCTACGACACCTACGGCCACGCCGGAGAGGTGCCGCCCGGAGCGTACGGCGGCCCAGGGGGGGTGCCGGGTGGCGCGGACTTCGGCGGCTTTGATCCGTCGCAGTTCAGCGACTTCTTCCAGGGCCTGTTCGGCGGCCGGGGCGGTGGCGCCCGCAGCGGCTTCTCCGGCTTCGGCGGCGGTCAGGTCAGCCTGGAGGATCTGCTGGGCGGGTCCAGCGGCGGCATCGGCGGTGGGCGCCGCTTCGTGCAGAACGTGGAGGGTGAACTGCAGGTCAGCCTGCAGGAGGCCTACCAGGGCAGCGACGAGACCATTCAGGTGGAGGGCCGGCGCATCACGGTGCACATCCCGGCCGGTACCCGCGACGGCGCGCGCCTGCGGCTGTCCGGCCAGGGACCCGGTGGCGGCGACGTGCTGCTGACCGTGCGGGTGCTGGAAGACGCCCGTTTTGAACTGGACGGCGACGACGTGACCGTGTCGGTGGACGTGCCGGTGTACACGGCAGCGCTGGGCGGCCCGGTGCGGGTGGAGACGCTCAAGGGCCCGGTGCAGCTGAATGTGCCGGCCGGCACCAGCGGTGGACGGCGGCTGCGGCTCAAGGGCCAGGGCTGGCCCAGAAAGGGCGGCGGTCACGGCGACCTGTATGCGCGGCTGACGCTGACGCTGCCCGCCAGCCTGAGCGATCAGGAAAAGGAACTGTACCGTCAGCTGGCCGAACTGAGGAAGTAAGGGGAGCACAGAGAGGGGGCCAGGAGATGATCCTGGCCCCCTCTCTGTGCTCTGTCCTACGCCTCGGCCCGGCTCGGTTTCGGTTCGCCGCGCAGCGTCAGGGTCAGCAGGAAGCCGACCGCCACCAGCGCCAGCCCCAGCAGGAAGGCGCGCTGCAGGCCGTCGGCCAGCGCCACACCGCCGTTCTGGATGGCTGCTGCGCCGATCAGCAGCCCCATCAGGGCAGTGCCCAGCGCCCCGCCAAGCTGACGCCCGAACAGCACCGCGCTGGTGGCCGCGCCCAGTTCCTCTCTGGGCGTAGCCTGCTGCACCGCCAGCAGCAGGCTCAGCATCGAGAGGCCCATGCCAGACCCGGCGAAGAAGCCCAGCACTGAGATCACCCACAGCGGAGCGTGCGCGGCCAGCGCCATCAGCCCAAAGATCAGCATCAGCACCGCGAACCCCACGATGGTCAGCCGGCTCAGGCTGACCCGCCGCATCAGCTGCGCGCCCACGATGCTGGCCAGCACCCAGCCGAGCAGCATCGGGGTCAGGATCACGCCGCCGGCCGTGGCGCTACCCCGGTTGACGCCCTGTGCGAACAGCGGCAGGTACGCGATCACCCCGAAGTAGGCGGCCCCGCCCAGCAGGTTGCCCAGCAGACTCACGCGCGGCAGGCGCTGGCGCAGGCTCGCCACCGGCAACAGCGGTTCCGGGTGGCGCAACTCCACCACCACGGCCGCCGCCAGCACCGCCAGCCCCAGCCCCACCTGCCACCACACGCTCAGCTCCAGGCCCCAGATGAGCAGGCCACAGCCCACCATAAAGAGCAGGGCGCCCAGCCAGTCAATGCGGGCTGGACGGGGCGTCACCGTCTCGCGCAGCGCCCGCCACACGATCAGCATGGCCGGAATGCCGAACGGCAGGTTGACGTAGAACACCCAGCGCCACGACAGATGCTCGGCGATCAGGCCGCCCACCAGCGGCCCCACCAGCCCCGAGACGCCCCACACGCCGCTGATCAGCGCCTGGACCCGCGCCCGCTCCTGCATGCTGTACATCTCCCCGATCATGGTGAGCGTGAGCGGCAGGACTGCCCCTGCACCCAGCCCCTGCAGCGCCCGCGCCCCAATCAGGAAGGTCATGCTCTGGCTCAGGCCGCACAGGGCGCTGCCTAGCAGAAAGATCAGCACGCCCGCCAGATACAGCCGCTTGCGCCCCACGATGTCGCTAGCCCGGCCCCACAGCGGACTGCTGACCGTACTGGTCAGCAGGAAGACGGCAAACGGCAGCGCGTAGAGGTGCTGCCCGCCCAGGTCCTGGATGACGCTGGGCATGGCCGTGGCCACCACGCTGGACTCCAGTGCCGCCAGGAACACCCCCAGGATCAGCCCGGCAGTGGCCAGACGGCGCGAGGCCTGCGGAACGTGGGCGGACGGACTGGCACCGGCGGGTTGGGCGTCACTGCGACTCATCGGGCGGCATGATACGCCCGGCCGCCGCGTCCGGTTCGCAAGATGGCTCGCTCTTCAGGGCTCAGCAGGTTGAGCAAACCCTGAGCGATGCCGCCGGACCCCTCAGTTCCTCAATTATTGCCGCCCGGCTTGCTGACCCCTTCCAGCGCGGCCTGCTGTGCCTGGGCGTCGGCCTTGAGCGCCAGGTCCGCCAGACTCACCACCCCCACTACTCCACCCACGTGCGTGACCACCAGCCGTCGCACCCGGCGCTGGGCCATCGCGCGGGCCGCTTCTTCCACGTCGGTGTCACCGTCCAGAGTGAGCGGATGCTCGGTCATGAAGTCGCGCACCTCGCTGCCGCTGTCCCGGCCATACGCCACCGCCCGCACCACGATGTCGCGGTCGGTGATCAGTCCATGCAGTTTCTGCTCTTTCATGACCAGCAGAAAGCCCACGTCCTCGGCCCGCATCAGGTCGGCCGCCTCCTGCAGGGTGGCCTCCGGCTCGATGCGGATCAGGTCGCCGGTCATGATTTCTTTGATGGTAGGCATGGCTCAGGGTAGGCGCAGCGGCGGTGTGGTGGCTGAACCGGGCTTTAGGAGCGCTTCAGCTGCCCGCCACCGCCACCAGCGACTCGCTGAGCGTCCACAGCCGCTCGGCTGCCCGGGGATCGCGGGCGTAGGGCATATAGCCGCTGAACGGCTGCGCTGGGTCGAAGGGCAGCGCCTCCCGCACGTCTTCCAGGTACAGGCCACCCACCCCTTCCAGTTCCGGCCCCACCGCCGCCCAGATGCTGGTGGCCGCGCCCTGCTCGGGCGTCTTGAAGCCGGGGTTCAGCTGCCCCTGCTCGTCCATCCAGCCCATCGCGATTTGCTCCTCACGCGGCAGGAACCGCTGCAGGTTGGTCATGATGCCGCCGGGGTGCAGCGCGTTGGCCGTGACGCCCTGGGCACCATACCGCGCACTCAGACCCACCGCGAACAGCACGTTGGCCGTCTTGGACTGCCCGTAGGCTTCCCACTTCTCGTAGGGGCGGGTGCGGTAGTTGGGGTCGTCCAGGTGCACGTCGCTGCGGCGGTGCCCGATGCTGCTCAGCACCACCACCCGCGCCGGGGCCGCCGCCAGCAGCGCCGGCATCAGCAGGGTGGTGAACAGGAAGGGCCCCAGGTGGTTGGTGCCGAACTGCGTTTCGAAGCCGTCGCTGGTCTGACCGAAGGGGGTGGCCATGGTGCCGGCGTTGTTGATCAGCAGCCGCAGCCGGGGCACGCGGGCCAGCACCTCGGCCGCCGCCGCCCGCACTGACGCCAGCGACCCCAGGTCCAGGGTGATCAGGTCCAGCTGTCCGGGCCGGGCTTCCAGGTCCGCCAGCGCCGCGGCGGCCCGCTGCGCGTCACGCACCGCCACCAGCACCTGCGCCCCGGCGTGCAACAGCGCGCGGGTGGTCTCCAGCCCGATGCCGGAGGCCCCGCCGGTGATCAGGGCCACCTGACCGCTCAGATCGTGGCCGGCAATGACGTCCAGGGCAGTGGAGCGGGCAAAGAACGCAGACGTCAGGGGCATGCGCCTACCCTACGCTTTCCGGCTGACTGTGGGCGCTCAGCTGCTGCCGGCTCAGGACCCGTTGCAGCACCTGCTCCCGCTGTTCCATGCTGCCCCCCACGGCAAAGTAGCGGGCCAGCGTCTGGGCCCAGTCGCCGCGCGCCGTGATGGGAGCCATGCGCCGCAGCGCCTCGTCCAGTTCGTGCAGTTCGGGTTCCCGGTAGCGGTTCTCGTGCAGCACCAGCTTCCGCTGCACCCGGGGCCGCTGGGCCGGGTGCTCGTCCGGCAGGCCGATGGTCAGCCCGGCGAACGGCAGCACCCCCTCGGGCAGCGCCAGCAGCTCCACCAGCTGGTCCAGGTGGGTCAGCACCCCGCCGATCCAGCAGCCCTGGTACCCGAGCAGTTCGGCCGCCAGCAGCATGCTCTGACCGGCCAGCACCGCGTCGCCCACCCCGAAATGCACCGCCACGCCGGGAAAGTGCCCGGGAGTGTACCCACTGTGCTCCAGCAGCAGCGCCAGCCGGTGCACATCCATACACACCACGAAGCTCTCCGGCGCGCTGGCCAGGTGCGGGTTGGCGGTCAGTTCCGCCACCTGCGCCCGAACCGCCGGGTCGGTCAGGCGGATGAAGCTGTACATCTGGGCGGTCGCGTCGGTGGGCGCCCGCTGAGCGGCGTACAGCAGGGTGTCGAGGTGCTCCTGCGGCAGCGGGTCAGGGCGGTAGCGGCGCACGGTGCGGTGGCGATCAATCAGGGCACGCACCTGAGCGGACGTGTAGGTCGGGGGGGTGTCGGTCATGGCCGGAGTGTACGGCAGCTGCCCCGCCGCACCCCGGTCTTCATCAAATGCAAATGCTTCCATTCGGAACTTTCCATCGGCGGGAGCGCAGATTAAGGTATCAGTAATGAGAGATTTCGTACAAAACGTCATCCCTCTCTCCTCCATCTGCTGAGTTCCTTCACTCGCCCTGCCGGCCCGAACCGCCGTCCGCGCCGGCCCTCAGGAGGTAGACATGACCACAGCCCAGGACACCCGACTGCGCGACCTGAGTGTCCGCCTGCTACAGCGGGTGCTGCCGGAACACCGGCGCTTCCATGTGCAGCTGTGGGACGGCACCGTGCTGCCGGCCCCGCAGGATCACTCGGCTACCCTGGTGATCAACAGCACCGAAAGCCTGGGGCAGATGCTGCAGACCCCCGTGGATGTGGCGGTGGGCGAGGCGTACATGAATGGCGCCTTCGACATCCAGGGCGACGTGCTGGCGGTGTTCGAGGCCATTGAGGACATCGTGCCGCGGCTCTCGGCGCTGGAGTGGGCCACCCTGGCGCAGGAGGCCGCCGCGCTGCGGAAAGCGGCCGGTCTGGGCAGCCCGCTGGCGGCGGTATTGAAGGGCCGGCAGCACTCGCGCAGCCGCGACATGGAAGCCGTTCAGTACCACTACGACGTCTCCAACCGCTTCTACCAGCTGTGGCTGGACCCGCGCATGGTTTACAGCTGCGCCTACTTCCCCACCGGCCAGGAGACGCTGGAGCAGGCCCAGACGGCCAAGCTGGACCTGATCTGCCGCAAACTGCGCCTGAAACCGGGCGAGCGGCTGCTGGACATCGGCAGCGGGTGGGGCGGGCTGGCGCTGTACGCCGCGCGGCAGTACGGGGTGCAGGTGGTGGGCGTGACGCTCTCGCAGCAGCAGCTGCAGGAAGCCCGTGAGCGCGCCGCCCGGCAGGGGCTGGAGGGGCAGGTGGAGTTCCGGCTGCAGGACTACCGCGACGTGAGCGGCGAGTTCGACAAGGTGGTCAGCGTGGGCATGTCCGAGCACGTGGGGGCCGAACAGCTGGGCACCTACTTCCAGCTGGCGTGGCAGCGGCTGCGGCCCGGCGGCCTGATGCTCAACCACGCCATCTCCAGCGGCCCGGTGGCCCTGGACACCGCTCCCAGTGTGGCCACCGGCCAGTTCGTGCAGCGCTACATCTTCCCGGACGGCGAGATCCTGCCGATCTGGCAGACGCTGCGCGATGCCCAGAACGCCGGCTTCGAGGTACGCGACGTGGAAGATCTGCGTGAGCATTACGCCCGCACGCTGACCTGCTGGCTGCGCAACCTGGAAGCGCACTGGACCGAGGCCGAGACGGAGGTGGGCCTCAGCCGGCTGAGGCTGTGGCGGCTGTACCTGGCCGGCAGCGCCCATCAGTTCGACTGGGGGCATCTGGCCATCCATCAGGCCCTGCTGGCCAAACCGGCCGCGCACGGCCGGGTCGAGCTGCCCGCCTCTCGCGCCGACCTGTACCGCAGCGCCCCCTGAGCCCGCTGCGGGCGGCCTATACTCGCCCGGTGAACGACCCGCTGCTGACGCGGCTCCCGGTGTTGCGGCTGCGCGGCGACGCCCTGGAGCCGGCGGACGATCCGGTGGCGGTGGAAGAGCCGCTGGACCTGCGCGTGCAGCTGGAGAGCGGCGACGAGAGCCTGAACGTGACCATGCGGACGCCCGGCGCCGACCGGCAACTGGCGCTGGGCTGGCTGTATGCCGAGGGCCTGCTGACACCGAACGACCTGCCGGACATGTCGTCTTTGCCGGACGCGCCCAACGTGCTGCTGATCCGCAGCTCAGACCCGCAGCGGCTGCTCAGCGGCGCGCGGCGGCACGTCACCTCCAGCGCCTGCGGGGTGTGCGGCAGCGGCAGCGTGGAACGGCTGCTGCTGCGGGTGGCCGCGCCCGTCTGGACCGCCGGCCCGCTCTCCCCCGCCCGGCTGCTGGCGCTGCCGGACCGACTGCGGGCCGCCCAGCCGGCCTTCCGGGCGAGCGGGGGCCTGCATGCCGCCGGCCTGTTCACCGCGCAGGGCGAGCTGCGGGCCGCCTACGAGGACGTGGGCCGCCACAACGCGGTGGACAAGCTGGTGGGCCACGCCCTGCAGGCCGGCTGGCTGCCGCTCCATGACCGCATCGTGGTCACCAGCAGCCGGGCCGGCTTCGAGATCGTGCAGAAGGCGGCGCTGGCCGGCGCGGCGGTGGTGCTGACGGTCGGGGCGCCCAGCAGCCTCGCCGTCGAGACGGCCGCCGGCCTGGGGCTGACCCTGATCGGGTTCGTCCGGGAGGGCCGGATGAACGTCTACGCCGGTGCGGAGCGGCTGCAGGCCGGGGTACAGTAAGGAACATGACCACACCTACTTCCGACGCGGCGGGTGCGCTGCGGGCCTTCGGCGACACGCCCGAGCAGATCGGCGTCTCGCTGGAGAAAGCCTTCGACCGCTACGAGGCGGCGCTGCCGGGCCAGCAGGCGCGCTGGCTGGTGTCGCCCGCCCCGGACCGCTGGAGTCCGGCCCAGATCACCGAGCACGTGATCATCGTGAACGAGGGGACCGCCCGCGTGGTGGGCCTGCTGCTGTCTCAGAAGCCGCTGCGCGAGGTGCCGCAGGTGCCCGGCACGCTGGTGGACGGCAAGCGCAAGGCCCCGGCCATCACGGAACCGGGCCCCGGCAGCGCCTGGAGCGAGCTGGAGCCGCGCTGGCAGGCCAGCCGCGCGGCCCTGCTGGCGCTGGTGCCGCAGCTGGCGCACGCCGACCCGGAGCGCACCTACTGGCAGCCGTTCATGGGTGAACTGGGCGCCGCCGACTGGATGCGTCTGGCCAGTTACCACATGCGCAATCACCTGCGCCAGCTGGAGAACTGAATGGAATCCACTCCTCCACCGGAGCGGGGCGTCCGCGGGTTCGAGCTGAACGCCCACCTGACGTTTGCCCGCCCCCTGAGCCGCCCCGACGCCCTGGAAGCGCTGCGCGGCTGGCAGTTGCCCCCGGAGCTGTACGGCAGCGATGACCAGATCCGGGCGGCCTTCCTGAGCGGCGAGCTGGACCGCGCCACCGTGCTGGCGCTGCTGCGTGGCGGGCTGGAGGGCGGGCTGCTGCGCGCCGCCGAGCTGGGCCGGCGCGGCTTTCTGCGCTCGGTGACCGGCACCACCGAGTGGGTGCCGTGGCGGCGCAACGTGGTGGTGCCGCGCGGAGAACTGGAGCGCGTGACGCTGGAAGACGGCCTGCAGTACCTGGTGGAATGACGCCCGGCGTTCAGGGCTCGGCACTGGCCCGCCGCACCACCGCCCGCCCCGGCCACAGGTAGTAGCCCTGCACCAGCAGCAGCACAGCTGTGCCGAGCCAGAACACGCCCAGCTGCCCGTATTCGGCCCACATCACCCCGCCCAGCACCGGACCGATGGCGTACCCCAGCGCCTCCACCGCCATCACGGTACCCCAGGCGGCGGCGCGGTACTCGGGCGGCAGCGTGTGGCCCACCAGCCCGTTCCAGCCGGCGATGAAGGCCCCGTATCCCAGGCCGCCCAGCGCCGTGACCAGCAGCAGACGGTCCGGCAACCCCGGCAACCCGGCCACAAAGAAGGTCAGGGCTAGCAGCAGCAGGCCCGGTGTCAGAGCGGCGCGCGGGTGCAACCGGTCGGCCAGCCGGCCGGCCGCCCACAGCGACCCCAGGCCCAGCAGCACCCCCAGCAGCGCGGGCACGATCAGCGCCGACAGGTGCAGGCCCAGTGACGCGAGCAGCGGATAGAACACGGTGGCCAGCAACCCGGGGGCCAGCGTCTGGGCGAAGGCGGCCGGCAGCAGCCCTGCCACCCGGCCCCAGCGCTCGCGGCCCCGCACCAGTGCGCCTGCGGCCATCCCCTCCGGTGCCACGGCCGGCAACCGCAGGCGCGCCAGGCTGAGGGCCAGCAGGGTGGCCAGCAGCTGCATGCCCAGCAGCACGCCCGGCGCCAGCTCCGGTCGCCGCTGCATCAGCTGGCCCACGCCCAGCAGCCCAAGCCCGATGGCCG encodes:
- a CDS encoding formate dehydrogenase accessory sulfurtransferase FdhD — its product is MNDPLLTRLPVLRLRGDALEPADDPVAVEEPLDLRVQLESGDESLNVTMRTPGADRQLALGWLYAEGLLTPNDLPDMSSLPDAPNVLLIRSSDPQRLLSGARRHVTSSACGVCGSGSVERLLLRVAAPVWTAGPLSPARLLALPDRLRAAQPAFRASGGLHAAGLFTAQGELRAAYEDVGRHNAVDKLVGHALQAGWLPLHDRIVVTSSRAGFEIVQKAALAGAAVVLTVGAPSSLAVETAAGLGLTLIGFVREGRMNVYAGAERLQAGVQ
- a CDS encoding DinB family protein, translating into MTTPTSDAAGALRAFGDTPEQIGVSLEKAFDRYEAALPGQQARWLVSPAPDRWSPAQITEHVIIVNEGTARVVGLLLSQKPLREVPQVPGTLVDGKRKAPAITEPGPGSAWSELEPRWQASRAALLALVPQLAHADPERTYWQPFMGELGAADWMRLASYHMRNHLRQLEN
- a CDS encoding MFS transporter, whose protein sequence is MLPWTAPLTVLRLVLLLMASEFVRTGLLVSYLPLVGREFQLSPAAVGLIFSVHYLADALAKGPIGLLTHRRGLGAVLLLASGLGLLLLTLLPQQPGVVPLALLSAVWGLCYAALWPGVMAAAQHYARPGRTARALAIASVSVAPAIGLGLLGVGQLMQRRPELAPGVLLGMQLLATLLALSLARLRLPAVAPEGMAAGALVRGRERWGRVAGLLPAAFAQTLAPGLLATVFYPLLASLGLHLSALIVPALLGVLLGLGSLWAAGRLADRLHPRAALTPGLLLLALTFFVAGLPGLPDRLLLVTALGGLGYGAFIAGWNGLVGHTLPPEYRAAAWGTVMAVEALGYAIGPVLGGVMWAEYGQLGVFWLGTAVLLLVQGYYLWPGRAVVRRASAEP
- a CDS encoding cyclopropane-fatty-acyl-phospholipid synthase family protein; translation: MTTAQDTRLRDLSVRLLQRVLPEHRRFHVQLWDGTVLPAPQDHSATLVINSTESLGQMLQTPVDVAVGEAYMNGAFDIQGDVLAVFEAIEDIVPRLSALEWATLAQEAAALRKAAGLGSPLAAVLKGRQHSRSRDMEAVQYHYDVSNRFYQLWLDPRMVYSCAYFPTGQETLEQAQTAKLDLICRKLRLKPGERLLDIGSGWGGLALYAARQYGVQVVGVTLSQQQLQEARERAARQGLEGQVEFRLQDYRDVSGEFDKVVSVGMSEHVGAEQLGTYFQLAWQRLRPGGLMLNHAISSGPVALDTAPSVATGQFVQRYIFPDGEILPIWQTLRDAQNAGFEVRDVEDLREHYARTLTCWLRNLEAHWTEAETEVGLSRLRLWRLYLAGSAHQFDWGHLAIHQALLAKPAAHGRVELPASRADLYRSAP
- a CDS encoding nitroreductase family protein → MTDTPPTYTSAQVRALIDRHRTVRRYRPDPLPQEHLDTLLYAAQRAPTDATAQMYSFIRLTDPAVRAQVAELTANPHLASAPESFVVCMDVHRLALLLEHSGYTPGHFPGVAVHFGVGDAVLAGQSMLLAAELLGYQGCWIGGVLTHLDQLVELLALPEGVLPFAGLTIGLPDEHPAQRPRVQRKLVLHENRYREPELHELDEALRRMAPITARGDWAQTLARYFAVGGSMEQREQVLQRVLSRQQLSAHSQPESVG